In Listeria swaminathanii, a single window of DNA contains:
- a CDS encoding HD domain-containing protein encodes MKQEEIITAAEQWMQSHFEKEKTGHDWAHVKRVWHLSKHLQAKEGGDLFSIELAALFHDYNDHKLTKDPLQATETIINWMIAEAIPPNTINKIIRIIQAVSFKNGKNPIEAITIEEKIVQDADRLDAIGAIGIARTFTYGGAHHREIANTSHPENTTLQHFYDKLLLIQNQLKTMAARELATEKQKIMQDFIQALEKELKI; translated from the coding sequence ATGAAGCAAGAAGAAATTATTACCGCAGCCGAACAATGGATGCAGTCCCATTTCGAAAAGGAAAAAACCGGCCACGATTGGGCACATGTTAAACGCGTATGGCATTTAAGCAAACATCTCCAAGCAAAAGAAGGTGGGGACTTATTCTCTATCGAATTAGCCGCGTTATTTCACGATTACAATGACCATAAATTAACAAAAGATCCATTACAAGCAACCGAAACTATAATTAATTGGATGATAGCAGAAGCCATACCACCAAACACAATCAATAAAATCATCCGAATTATCCAAGCCGTTTCATTTAAAAATGGAAAAAACCCTATCGAAGCAATAACAATAGAAGAAAAAATAGTCCAAGATGCCGACCGTTTAGATGCAATTGGTGCAATCGGTATAGCACGAACATTCACTTACGGAGGAGCACATCACAGAGAAATTGCCAACACAAGCCATCCTGAAAATACGACATTGCAGCATTTTTACGATAAATTATTACTAATTCAAAACCAGCTAAAGACAATGGCAGCGCGTGAGCTTGCAACAGAAAAGCAAAAAATTATGCAGGATTTTATACAAGCTTTAGAAAAAGAATTAAAAATATAA
- a CDS encoding ABC transporter ATP-binding protein codes for MFEFEHVYLKRDNKTILSDINWVVNEKENWAILGLNGSGKTTLLQLLNGYLWPSSGNLQVLGHVFGQTSLPELRKSIGWVSNALDHQLKNYELSEQIVLSGKFASIGIYAKVTTAEIDQAKKLLTDCGGASLIGKPYKILSQGERQIVLIARALMASPRLLILDEPCNGLDLFAKDRLLARIKKIAELPDSPTMLFVTHHTEEILPCFDNIILLRDGEITHHGKTEKLLNVDVLRNFYQKPVELIRIKDGSIAVYPK; via the coding sequence ATGTTTGAATTTGAACATGTTTATTTAAAACGGGATAATAAGACCATTTTGTCGGATATTAATTGGGTAGTTAATGAAAAGGAAAACTGGGCTATACTTGGGCTTAATGGTTCTGGTAAAACGACACTTCTTCAGCTTTTGAATGGATATCTTTGGCCTAGTAGTGGTAATCTTCAAGTGCTTGGGCATGTTTTTGGCCAGACTTCTTTGCCGGAGTTGCGTAAATCGATTGGTTGGGTTAGCAATGCGCTTGATCATCAACTAAAAAATTATGAGCTGAGTGAACAAATTGTGCTTAGCGGGAAATTTGCAAGTATCGGTATTTATGCGAAAGTCACAACAGCGGAGATAGATCAGGCGAAAAAGCTGCTTACAGATTGTGGTGGTGCCTCGCTTATCGGAAAGCCTTATAAAATTTTATCACAAGGCGAGCGTCAAATTGTTTTAATTGCTCGGGCTTTAATGGCGAGTCCTAGGTTACTAATTTTGGATGAACCTTGTAATGGGCTTGATTTATTTGCGAAAGATCGCTTACTAGCGCGGATAAAGAAAATCGCCGAGCTACCTGATTCGCCAACAATGCTTTTTGTTACACATCATACGGAAGAAATTCTTCCCTGCTTCGATAATATCATTTTACTGCGCGACGGGGAAATAACTCATCATGGGAAAACGGAAAAACTTTTGAATGTGGATGTTCTTCGCAATTTTTATCAGAAGCCTGTGGAGTTGATTCGGATAAAAGATGGCTCCATTGCAGTCTATCCGAAGTAA
- the pepT gene encoding peptidase T — protein sequence MKEELLKRFTKYVKVDTQSNEESTVCPTTPGQMELANILVAELKEIGMQEVTVDEFGYVMATLPSNTTKEVPVIGFLAHLDTATDLTGKNVQPQVHENYDGKDIILNKDLNVVLSPKQFPELADYKGKTLITTDGTTLLGADDKAGITEIMVAMNYLINHPEIKHGKIRVAFTPDEEIGRGPERFDVEAFGAKYAYTMDGGPLGELEYESFNAAGAKITFNGNSVHPGTAKNKMVNATKMAMEFDARIPKEEAPEYTEGYEGFYHLISLNGDVEQAKSYYIIRDFDHLKFVERKTYIATIAKELEEKYGEGSVELKLNDQYYNMREKIEPVKEIVDIVSAAMRNLDIEPKISPIRGGTDGAQLSYKGLPTPNIFGGGENFHGKFEYVALESMVKATEVIIEVARLFEEKE from the coding sequence ATGAAAGAAGAACTATTAAAACGATTTACAAAATATGTAAAAGTAGATACACAGTCAAATGAAGAAAGTACAGTTTGCCCAACAACCCCAGGCCAAATGGAGCTGGCAAACATTCTCGTTGCAGAACTAAAAGAAATCGGAATGCAAGAAGTAACAGTAGACGAATTCGGTTATGTAATGGCAACACTTCCTTCCAATACAACAAAAGAAGTTCCAGTAATCGGATTTTTAGCCCATTTAGACACAGCTACTGACCTAACAGGCAAAAACGTCCAACCACAAGTTCACGAAAATTACGACGGAAAAGACATCATTTTAAATAAAGATTTAAATGTCGTACTTTCACCAAAACAATTTCCAGAACTAGCTGATTACAAAGGAAAAACGCTGATTACAACAGACGGAACAACATTACTCGGCGCTGACGACAAAGCGGGCATCACCGAAATCATGGTGGCAATGAACTATTTAATCAACCATCCCGAAATCAAACACGGCAAAATTCGTGTTGCATTCACACCGGATGAAGAAATCGGCCGAGGACCAGAACGTTTTGATGTAGAAGCATTTGGTGCGAAATACGCCTATACAATGGACGGCGGCCCACTTGGCGAATTAGAGTATGAAAGTTTTAACGCCGCTGGAGCCAAAATCACTTTTAATGGTAATAGCGTTCATCCTGGAACAGCCAAAAATAAAATGGTCAACGCGACCAAAATGGCAATGGAATTCGACGCACGCATTCCAAAAGAAGAAGCCCCAGAGTACACAGAAGGCTACGAAGGTTTCTATCATTTAATCTCCCTAAACGGTGACGTAGAACAAGCTAAATCTTACTACATCATTCGTGACTTTGATCATTTGAAATTTGTGGAAAGAAAAACGTATATCGCGACAATCGCTAAAGAACTAGAAGAAAAATATGGCGAAGGATCAGTAGAACTAAAACTCAACGACCAATACTACAATATGCGCGAAAAAATTGAACCAGTAAAAGAAATTGTAGATATCGTCAGCGCCGCAATGCGAAACCTAGATATCGAACCAAAAATCAGCCCAATTCGCGGCGGGACAGATGGCGCACAACTTTCTTACAAAGGACTACCAACACCAAACATTTTCGGCGGGGGAGAAAACTTCCACGGCAAATTCGAATACGTGGCATTAGAAAGCATGGTAAAAGCAACAGAAGTAATTATCGAAGTAGCACGCTTATTTGAAGAAAAAGAATAA
- a CDS encoding DUF1697 domain-containing protein, with amino-acid sequence MRNYVALLRAVNVAGKNKVNMKNLKAALEEDGFQNVVTYIQSGNLVLSSILQTETEVAAKITEVIKATFELTIDVFVFSEQNYNQIIANNPFLPETIGEEERWMAAFYNENIDIPRQKNDQAEVIAIGRVLYIHVFSNQIHTLKLPVFLGVYKKTLTTTRNWRTTLQLQTLLNSQE; translated from the coding sequence ATGAGAAATTACGTCGCTTTACTAAGAGCAGTAAACGTTGCCGGGAAAAATAAAGTAAACATGAAAAACTTAAAAGCGGCATTAGAAGAAGATGGATTCCAAAACGTAGTAACCTATATCCAAAGTGGAAACCTCGTACTAAGTTCCATTTTACAAACAGAAACCGAAGTAGCGGCGAAGATAACAGAAGTAATCAAGGCAACATTTGAACTAACTATTGATGTATTCGTATTTTCAGAACAAAATTATAACCAAATCATCGCGAACAATCCATTTCTGCCAGAAACAATTGGCGAAGAAGAACGCTGGATGGCTGCTTTTTATAATGAAAATATCGATATCCCGAGACAAAAAAACGACCAAGCCGAAGTAATCGCAATCGGCCGCGTGTTATACATCCACGTATTTTCCAATCAAATACATACCTTAAAATTACCAGTTTTCCTCGGAGTCTATAAAAAAACCTTAACAACAACACGAAACTGGCGAACAACGCTTCAATTACAAACACTGCTCAACAGCCAGGAATAG
- a CDS encoding exodeoxyribonuclease III, translating into MKLISWNVNGLRAAVKKGFLEYFEEVDADIFCLQETKLQEGQIELDLPAYKDYWNYAVKKGYSGTAIFTKVEPLSVQYGLGIPEHDTEGRVITLEFEEFFMVTVYTPNSQAELKRLDYRMTFEDAILEYLKNLDKTKPVVLCGDLNVAHAEIDLKNPKTNRKNAGFSDEERAKFSAFLDAGFIDSFRYFYPDLTDAYSWWSYRMNARARNTGWRIDYFVVSERLKDKLVDAKIHADVLGSDHCPVELELNL; encoded by the coding sequence ATGAAATTAATTTCTTGGAATGTAAACGGGCTTCGAGCAGCTGTTAAAAAAGGCTTTTTGGAATATTTTGAAGAAGTAGATGCAGATATTTTTTGTTTGCAAGAAACGAAATTACAAGAAGGACAAATTGAACTGGATTTGCCGGCGTACAAAGATTACTGGAATTACGCGGTGAAAAAAGGTTATTCAGGTACTGCGATTTTTACAAAAGTGGAGCCGTTGTCGGTTCAATATGGTTTAGGAATTCCGGAACATGATACAGAAGGTCGTGTTATCACACTTGAATTTGAGGAATTCTTTATGGTGACAGTTTATACGCCCAATTCACAAGCGGAGTTGAAACGATTAGATTACCGGATGACATTTGAGGATGCGATTTTGGAATATCTAAAAAACTTGGATAAAACGAAACCGGTTGTGCTTTGTGGTGACTTGAATGTTGCGCACGCGGAAATCGATTTGAAAAATCCGAAGACAAATCGCAAAAATGCGGGATTCTCGGATGAGGAACGCGCGAAATTTTCTGCGTTTTTAGATGCTGGATTTATTGATAGTTTCCGTTATTTTTATCCAGATTTGACCGATGCTTATTCTTGGTGGTCTTACCGAATGAATGCGCGCGCTAGGAATACTGGTTGGCGGATTGATTATTTTGTTGTTTCGGAGCGTTTGAAAGATAAATTGGTGGATGCCAAAATTCATGCGGATGTGCTTGGTTCGGATCATTGTCCAGTTGAGCTAGAACTTAATTTATAA
- the rplT gene encoding 50S ribosomal protein L20 — protein MPRVKGGTVTRKRRKKIVKLAKGYYGSKHLLFKVANQAVMKSYQYAYRDRRQKKRDFRRLWIARINAAARMQDLSYSKLMHGLKLAGIDINRKMLADLAVNDIASFNTLADSAKKALAK, from the coding sequence ATGCCACGCGTAAAAGGCGGAACAGTAACACGCAAACGTCGTAAAAAGATAGTTAAATTAGCCAAAGGGTATTATGGCTCTAAACATTTATTATTCAAAGTAGCTAACCAAGCGGTAATGAAATCTTACCAATATGCTTATAGAGATCGTCGTCAAAAGAAACGTGATTTCCGTAGATTATGGATCGCACGTATCAATGCGGCAGCTCGTATGCAAGATCTTTCTTACAGCAAATTAATGCACGGCTTAAAATTAGCTGGTATTGATATTAACCGTAAAATGCTTGCAGATTTAGCAGTTAATGATATCGCATCATTCAACACGCTTGCTGATTCAGCAAAAAAAGCATTAGCTAAATAA
- the rpmI gene encoding 50S ribosomal protein L35, translating to MPKMKTHRGSAKRFKRTGSGKLKRRHGFTSHMFANKSQKQKRKLRKSAMVSAGDFKRIRQMVAKMK from the coding sequence ATGCCAAAAATGAAAACCCACCGCGGTTCCGCTAAACGTTTCAAGAGAACAGGATCTGGAAAATTAAAACGCAGACACGGCTTCACTAGCCATATGTTCGCTAACAAATCCCAAAAACAAAAACGTAAACTGCGTAAATCAGCAATGGTATCAGCTGGCGACTTCAAACGTATTCGTCAAATGGTCGCTAAAATGAAATAA
- the infC gene encoding translation initiation factor IF-3 yields the protein MSKDMLVNDGIRAREVRLIDQDGEQLGVKSKIDALQIAEKANLDLVLVAPTAKPPVARIMDYGKFRFEQQKKDKEARKNQKVIVMKEVRLSPTIDEHDFDTKLRNARKFLEKGDKVKCSIRFKGRAITHKEIGQKVLDRFAKACEDLCTIEQRPKMDGRSMFLVLAPLHEK from the coding sequence ATTAGCAAAGACATGTTGGTAAACGATGGGATTCGTGCACGCGAAGTAAGATTGATCGACCAAGACGGTGAACAATTAGGCGTGAAGAGTAAAATCGATGCGCTTCAAATTGCTGAAAAGGCTAATCTTGATCTAGTGCTTGTTGCTCCAACAGCGAAACCGCCAGTAGCTCGTATTATGGACTACGGTAAATTCCGTTTTGAACAACAGAAGAAAGATAAAGAAGCCCGTAAGAACCAAAAAGTCATCGTAATGAAAGAAGTTCGTTTAAGTCCAACGATTGACGAACACGACTTCGATACGAAGCTACGTAATGCACGTAAATTCCTTGAAAAAGGTGATAAAGTAAAATGCTCTATCCGTTTTAAAGGCCGTGCCATTACACACAAAGAAATCGGTCAGAAGGTGCTTGACCGTTTTGCAAAAGCGTGCGAAGACCTTTGTACAATTGAGCAAAGACCAAAAATGGACGGACGTTCGATGTTCTTAGTCCTAGCACCACTTCATGAAAAGTAA
- a CDS encoding Ltp family lipoprotein: MEKGKQKKAIYKKWWFWLIVVIAVGAIGSALGGNDTAGDDTKNTEKVETKKVDKADDEAKKKEEQAAADKKAEEKKKEESVPSEYKSALKKAEQYSSMMHMSKAGIYDQLTSEAGEKFSAEAGKYATDNLKADYNANALAKAEDYQKSMAMAPEAIRDQLTSSAGEKFTAEEADYAIQNLSK, encoded by the coding sequence ATGGAAAAAGGGAAGCAAAAAAAAGCAATTTATAAAAAATGGTGGTTTTGGTTAATCGTCGTAATCGCCGTGGGAGCAATTGGTTCAGCATTGGGCGGTAACGATACTGCAGGTGACGATACTAAGAACACTGAAAAAGTGGAAACTAAAAAAGTAGATAAAGCTGACGATGAGGCAAAGAAAAAAGAAGAACAAGCTGCAGCAGATAAGAAAGCTGAAGAAAAGAAAAAAGAAGAAAGCGTTCCATCAGAATATAAATCTGCTCTAAAAAAAGCAGAGCAATATTCTTCTATGATGCACATGTCAAAAGCTGGTATTTATGATCAATTAACATCAGAAGCTGGCGAAAAATTTTCTGCTGAAGCAGGAAAATATGCTACCGATAATTTAAAAGCAGATTATAATGCAAATGCATTAGCAAAAGCAGAAGATTATCAAAAATCTATGGCAATGGCTCCAGAAGCTATCCGTGATCAATTAACATCTTCAGCTGGCGAAAAATTCACTGCAGAAGAAGCGGATTATGCAATTCAAAACTTAAGCAAATAA
- a CDS encoding NAD(P)H-dependent oxidoreductase: MKTLVIIAHPNIENSRVNKVWKETLLKNTADVQIHELYQAYPNWDIDVAFEQQQLQNYDKVIIQFPFYWYSYPPLLKKWFDDVFSHGWAYGSKGDKMADKKLALAISIGDKQYNYQENAPIGYSLETLLTPFRATINHIKADYRGAHTIFGSSFEVTDEEIVENAKVYVDDFLASL, translated from the coding sequence ATGAAAACATTAGTAATCATCGCCCACCCAAATATCGAAAATTCAAGAGTCAATAAAGTATGGAAAGAAACCCTTTTAAAAAATACAGCAGATGTGCAAATTCACGAATTATACCAAGCGTACCCGAACTGGGATATTGATGTAGCCTTTGAACAACAACAATTGCAAAACTACGACAAAGTCATTATCCAATTTCCATTTTATTGGTACAGCTATCCACCACTACTTAAAAAATGGTTCGATGATGTTTTTTCGCACGGCTGGGCATATGGCTCAAAAGGGGACAAGATGGCGGATAAAAAGTTAGCCCTAGCAATCTCGATTGGTGATAAACAATATAATTATCAAGAAAACGCGCCAATCGGATATTCACTCGAAACGCTACTGACGCCATTCCGAGCAACAATCAATCATATAAAAGCAGACTACAGAGGGGCGCACACTATATTCGGTAGTTCTTTTGAAGTGACAGATGAAGAAATCGTGGAGAATGCGAAAGTGTATGTGGATGATTTCTTAGCAAGTTTGTAG
- a CDS encoding winged helix-turn-helix transcriptional regulator yields MKVYNLGVEATLDIMGGKWKPLIICFLAQGTKRTGELQRCIPKISQKVLIQQLRELEQDGIVDRTVFNELPPKVEYSITAYGLTLNAVIDTMCQWGKENILVRQRDGEAVELIEKEYELGAK; encoded by the coding sequence ATGAAGGTATATAATTTAGGTGTAGAAGCCACGCTAGATATTATGGGCGGGAAATGGAAGCCTTTAATTATTTGTTTTCTTGCTCAAGGAACTAAGCGAACTGGAGAGCTCCAACGATGTATTCCGAAAATATCGCAGAAGGTTCTGATTCAGCAATTAAGGGAGTTAGAGCAGGATGGGATTGTTGATCGTACGGTGTTTAATGAGCTCCCGCCTAAAGTGGAGTATAGTATAACGGCGTATGGGCTTACTTTAAATGCGGTGATTGATACAATGTGTCAGTGGGGTAAGGAGAATATTTTGGTTAGGCAACGTGACGGAGAAGCTGTGGAGTTGATTGAGAAAGAGTATGAGCTTGGCGCTAAATGA
- a CDS encoding VanZ family protein: protein MLRFSGLVMTIALLVYIVFFLLRWLKRREKLEMIIFKTCLYVYVCGVIKFTIFPLMLDAPLIEDTKIYVTDSYMNLIPFNSIREMFMPGRGYATFQIVANFILFVPLGMLLPLCYPKMTWKSVFAISIFATVGIESAQLIQDLIYQSPFKFVDIDDVILNFSGGVAGFLVFLLCRPLLKKVGLYYYKKTPKIF, encoded by the coding sequence ATGCTTAGATTTTCAGGATTAGTAATGACAATCGCTTTACTTGTATATATCGTCTTTTTCTTACTAAGATGGTTGAAAAGACGTGAGAAATTAGAAATGATTATCTTCAAAACATGCTTATATGTATACGTTTGCGGAGTCATCAAATTTACGATTTTTCCACTTATGTTAGATGCTCCATTAATAGAAGATACAAAAATATATGTAACAGACTCTTATATGAATCTAATACCATTCAATTCAATAAGAGAAATGTTCATGCCTGGGAGAGGTTACGCTACGTTCCAAATAGTAGCCAATTTTATCCTATTTGTTCCGCTTGGAATGCTTTTACCATTATGTTACCCAAAAATGACGTGGAAAAGTGTTTTCGCTATAAGTATATTCGCAACTGTTGGAATCGAAAGCGCACAATTAATACAAGATCTCATCTACCAATCACCATTTAAATTTGTAGATATTGACGATGTAATATTGAACTTTTCTGGAGGCGTAGCTGGATTCCTCGTATTTCTATTATGCCGACCATTGTTAAAGAAAGTAGGCTTATATTATTATAAAAAGACGCCTAAAATATTTTAG
- the rplS gene encoding 50S ribosomal protein L19, producing MNKLIDEITKSQLNPDVPNFRPGDTVRVHAKVVEGTRERIQLFEGVVIKRRGAGISETFTVRKISNSVGVERTFPVHTPRIAKLEVIRRGKVRRAKLYYLRNLRGKAARIKEIR from the coding sequence ATGAACAAACTGATTGATGAAATCACAAAAAGTCAACTAAACCCAGATGTTCCAAATTTCCGTCCGGGTGATACTGTACGTGTACATGCGAAAGTAGTCGAAGGTACTCGCGAACGTATCCAATTATTCGAAGGCGTTGTAATCAAACGTCGCGGAGCTGGAATCAGCGAAACTTTCACTGTTCGTAAAATTTCTAACAGTGTTGGCGTGGAACGTACTTTCCCAGTACATACTCCACGTATCGCAAAATTAGAAGTTATCCGTCGTGGTAAAGTACGTCGTGCGAAACTTTACTACCTACGTAACCTACGTGGTAAAGCGGCTCGTATTAAAGAAATTCGTTAA
- a CDS encoding MerR family transcriptional regulator: MEQWTVKEMAAYVGIRADTLRYYEKNKIIVPNRLENGYRVYNAEHLLELKFILVMKYARFSLAEIKLMMEWLRSEPSVACNTSSKELLALKAAEIKQTIAHYTKIAKLLEELPQIDEVQDYSTVQKDVNTFVEHIFTDIRKDGF; encoded by the coding sequence ATGGAACAGTGGACGGTGAAAGAAATGGCTGCCTATGTGGGGATTCGGGCGGATACGTTACGTTATTATGAAAAAAACAAGATAATTGTACCTAATCGGCTGGAAAACGGGTATCGTGTTTATAACGCAGAACACCTATTAGAATTAAAGTTTATTTTGGTAATGAAGTATGCTCGGTTTTCCCTTGCTGAAATAAAATTGATGATGGAATGGTTAAGAAGTGAGCCTTCTGTCGCTTGTAATACGTCCTCGAAAGAATTACTTGCGCTCAAAGCAGCGGAAATTAAACAGACGATTGCGCACTATACGAAAATTGCCAAGCTTTTAGAAGAATTGCCGCAAATTGATGAGGTTCAAGATTACTCCACTGTCCAAAAAGATGTGAACACTTTTGTTGAACATATTTTCACTGACATTAGAAAGGACGGCTTCTAA
- a CDS encoding NAD(P)H-dependent oxidoreductase produces the protein MAKIVAIIGDPREKGTSRDMFQKYLAFFQVHPTIEVKTYDVRELAFDPNLPEGYRTEQTAEMIALKQDVRSADLLLFSYPVWWFNVPAVLKGVIDHLFWRGESYSFKDKKYFFTGPWRKKRARLIYTIGGMELQHRLFARPALTALRYPLWMSGVLSVKATAIDRLDLSIRKSDDYYTNKITRAAKKDVRFLLKK, from the coding sequence ATGGCGAAAATTGTGGCGATTATTGGTGATCCGCGTGAAAAAGGAACGTCTAGAGATATGTTTCAGAAATATTTAGCTTTTTTTCAAGTGCATCCAACTATCGAAGTGAAGACATATGATGTGCGCGAGTTAGCGTTTGATCCTAATTTGCCTGAGGGTTATCGCACGGAGCAAACTGCTGAAATGATCGCGCTCAAACAAGACGTTCGTTCAGCTGATTTATTGCTGTTTTCCTATCCGGTTTGGTGGTTTAATGTTCCCGCTGTGCTGAAAGGTGTGATTGACCATTTGTTTTGGCGCGGTGAGAGTTATAGTTTTAAAGATAAAAAGTATTTCTTTACGGGACCTTGGCGAAAAAAACGGGCGCGGCTAATTTATACGATTGGCGGCATGGAGTTACAACATCGGCTGTTTGCTCGCCCTGCCTTGACTGCCTTGCGCTATCCGCTATGGATGAGCGGCGTTCTTTCTGTAAAAGCGACTGCGATTGATCGGCTGGACCTGTCTATTCGTAAATCGGATGACTACTATACTAATAAAATTACTCGTGCAGCTAAAAAAGATGTTCGTTTCTTATTAAAAAAGTGA
- a CDS encoding MBL fold metallo-hydrolase, producing MKITAKHQYWQITTLPHLFPVNCYLVLENDGLTLIDTGILAHAKGIISQINKLKLPLKRILLTHAHGDHIGGLAAVKEAFPKALVMIGSREKLLVETKEIYAFETQKPLKGSYPDALPVKIDHILKDGDMVGSLLIIDTPGHTPGSISFFDERNGHLFVGDLFQTRGGAAICGEKRLLFPFPAMGSWDLSTSILSAENLQLFDVTEIACGHGPVKSMADFDLTNVLQRVNKQMVNKKD from the coding sequence ATGAAAATTACTGCCAAACATCAATATTGGCAAATAACGACATTACCGCACCTTTTTCCGGTAAATTGTTATTTAGTTTTGGAGAATGATGGTTTAACTTTGATTGATACAGGGATTTTAGCTCATGCGAAGGGAATTATTTCCCAGATTAACAAATTAAAATTGCCTTTAAAGCGGATTTTATTGACGCATGCACACGGGGATCATATTGGCGGTTTAGCTGCGGTGAAGGAAGCTTTTCCGAAGGCACTTGTGATGATTGGAAGTAGAGAAAAGTTGCTTGTGGAGACGAAAGAAATTTATGCTTTTGAAACGCAGAAACCGTTAAAAGGTAGTTATCCGGATGCGCTGCCAGTGAAAATAGATCACATTTTAAAAGACGGTGATATGGTTGGATCCTTGTTAATTATTGATACGCCCGGCCATACGCCTGGTTCGATTTCCTTTTTTGATGAGCGTAATGGGCATTTGTTTGTTGGAGATTTATTTCAAACGCGTGGTGGAGCGGCTATTTGCGGGGAGAAACGGTTATTGTTCCCTTTTCCGGCGATGGGCTCTTGGGATCTTTCGACGAGTATTCTTTCAGCGGAAAATTTGCAGCTGTTTGATGTGACGGAAATTGCTTGTGGGCACGGGCCAGTGAAATCAATGGCTGATTTTGACTTAACGAATGTGCTGCAGCGTGTAAATAAACAAATGGTGAATAAAAAAGACTAG
- the trmD gene encoding tRNA (guanosine(37)-N1)-methyltransferase TrmD, whose amino-acid sequence MKIDILSIFPDMFSGVTGNSIIKKAIENERVAVEVTDFREYAEGKHHIVDDYPYGGGAGMLLKAQPIFDAVQAVKEKQPETKPRVILMDPAGKRFDQKMAEEFAEEEHLVFICGHYEGYDERIREHLVTDEVSIGDYILTGGEIGAMIVMDSVIRLLPGVLGNKDSAVTDSFSTGLLEHPHYTRPADFRGMKVPDILLSGNHAWIEEWRDKESLKRTYERRPDLLKNYPLTDKQKTWLKEWSDSK is encoded by the coding sequence ATGAAAATTGATATTCTATCCATTTTCCCAGATATGTTTTCGGGAGTGACCGGGAATTCAATTATTAAAAAAGCAATCGAAAACGAGCGTGTCGCGGTTGAAGTGACGGATTTCAGGGAATATGCAGAAGGAAAGCATCATATTGTCGATGACTATCCATACGGCGGTGGCGCAGGCATGTTGCTTAAAGCCCAGCCGATATTTGATGCTGTTCAAGCTGTCAAAGAAAAACAGCCAGAAACAAAGCCGAGAGTTATCTTAATGGACCCAGCCGGCAAACGCTTCGATCAAAAAATGGCAGAAGAATTCGCCGAAGAAGAGCATCTTGTCTTCATTTGTGGCCATTACGAAGGTTACGATGAGCGAATTCGTGAACACCTTGTTACCGATGAAGTTTCGATTGGCGATTACATTTTAACTGGTGGAGAAATTGGTGCAATGATCGTGATGGACAGCGTTATCCGTCTTTTACCAGGCGTACTTGGTAATAAAGACTCCGCTGTAACAGATTCCTTCTCGACAGGTCTGCTTGAGCATCCGCACTACACACGACCAGCTGATTTTCGAGGAATGAAAGTGCCGGATATTTTACTCAGCGGAAATCACGCTTGGATAGAAGAATGGCGCGACAAAGAATCGCTCAAAAGAACCTACGAACGCCGCCCAGATTTACTTAAAAACTATCCCTTAACAGACAAGCAAAAAACTTGGCTCAAAGAATGGTCCGACAGTAAATAA